One Longimicrobium sp. genomic region harbors:
- a CDS encoding metallophosphoesterase, giving the protein MGAAAAAGALGAYAFLVEPRWLQVTRTKIHARDLPPALEGFRIALLTDLHAGEGTPLSVVRRACRMAVAERPDLIAVTGDFAADDAPGFRDVLSALACLDAPHGVYAVPGNHDHIVGIERWHQDVGEHPVVRDLTNRAVILDVGGARLCVAGVDDYSMGQPDMGVLPPPDERDFTLLLAHDPDQAERARRVCDAVDLIVSGHTHGGQVRLPFVGALRNSAEREDLYEQGLRRRPWTQVYTSRGVGTVHLPVRFLCRPEVAVLELTGRPRPARHF; this is encoded by the coding sequence ATGGGCGCCGCGGCGGCGGCCGGGGCGCTGGGGGCGTACGCGTTCCTCGTCGAGCCGCGCTGGCTGCAGGTGACGCGGACGAAGATCCACGCGCGCGATCTCCCGCCCGCGCTGGAGGGCTTCCGCATCGCGCTGCTGACGGACCTGCACGCGGGGGAGGGAACGCCGCTGTCGGTGGTCCGCCGCGCCTGCCGGATGGCGGTGGCCGAGCGGCCGGACCTGATCGCCGTGACGGGAGACTTCGCCGCGGACGACGCGCCCGGGTTCCGCGACGTGCTGTCGGCGCTGGCCTGCCTGGACGCGCCGCACGGGGTGTACGCCGTCCCCGGCAACCACGACCACATCGTGGGGATCGAGCGCTGGCACCAGGACGTGGGCGAGCACCCCGTGGTGCGCGACCTCACCAATCGCGCCGTCATCCTCGACGTGGGCGGCGCGCGGCTGTGCGTGGCGGGGGTGGACGACTACTCGATGGGCCAGCCGGACATGGGCGTGCTGCCGCCGCCGGACGAGCGCGACTTCACCCTGCTGCTGGCGCACGACCCCGACCAGGCGGAGCGCGCGCGCCGGGTTTGCGACGCGGTGGACCTGATCGTGAGCGGCCACACGCACGGCGGGCAGGTGCGACTCCCCTTCGTCGGCGCGCTGAGGAACTCGGCGGAACGCGAGGATCTGTACGAGCAGGGGCTGCGCCGGAGGCCGTGGACGCAGGTCTACACCTCGCGTGGGGTGGGCACGGTGCACCTGCCCGTGCGCTTCCTCTGCCGGCCCGAGGTGGCGGTGCTGGAGCTCACCGGCCGACCGCGCCCCGCGCGCCACTTCTGA
- a CDS encoding cold shock domain-containing protein yields the protein MARQTGIVEFFKDDKGYGFIRPDGGGKDVFVHHSVIQMEGFKSLKRGDRVEFEIQEDPKGPRAADVRRVEDDGSGGASEGDDVAA from the coding sequence ATGGCAAGACAGACTGGGATCGTGGAGTTCTTCAAGGACGACAAGGGGTACGGCTTCATCCGGCCGGATGGCGGCGGGAAGGACGTGTTCGTTCACCACTCCGTCATCCAGATGGAAGGCTTCAAGTCCCTGAAGCGTGGCGACCGGGTGGAGTTCGAGATCCAGGAGGATCCGAAGGGCCCCCGCGCCGCCGACGTCCGCCGGGTGGAGGACGACGGCAGCGGCGGCGCCAGCGAAGGTGACGACGTAGCCGCCTGA
- a CDS encoding toll/interleukin-1 receptor domain-containing protein, which translates to MLRRIDPRPSKARRILRWIGAFLLTSGQRLLNGLLYLGLGVILFFGWPLVVAVLYFNERHLGRPPYNWHELDNNALVDLWNERESVRSTPSLLEKTVVELSGRGAQAEVVPSLSRLINLALLQKTLAAEIDRRRITPERLRQRVCKEAKNELAEIEAGIEVVKAAKLNIHTAFEPAYRAAYNAITEQFTIPRRHRVLRNVLFLLALPTTLFVVVLSFAVTLALFDIKITYWAASALIRGAVIAYTFNTFIAAAAFLGRGDLLGQQLRFLEELNEQLIRERSRAQAAVESYTKLRRELLETVRRILVPWLMVRVRRAPLLSVKKSDLEAKLHTKSPEESPVNNNLASGLIESVGDARLNNGENLRAAPLRISHTRERHYAFLCHAIEDKEQVRDIYKFLSERDLDPWMDEKKLIGGQDWWEEIEMAIEASVAFVVCLSRRSAEKVGIVQTEIHKALRVADRQPFGAIFVIPVMLEECEIPRQLAKWHCIMLYGEGGMEQLCEAISAAKTAADKRDQRIYDR; encoded by the coding sequence ATGCTCAGACGAATCGACCCTCGCCCTTCAAAGGCCCGGAGAATCTTACGTTGGATTGGCGCGTTTTTGCTTACTTCAGGGCAGCGGCTTCTCAACGGGCTGTTGTATTTGGGACTCGGAGTAATCCTTTTCTTTGGATGGCCTTTGGTGGTCGCAGTGTTGTATTTTAATGAGCGCCATCTTGGGCGTCCTCCATATAACTGGCACGAATTAGACAATAATGCTCTGGTTGATCTCTGGAATGAACGTGAAAGCGTCCGAAGCACCCCCTCGCTGTTGGAAAAAACTGTTGTGGAACTAAGCGGTCGTGGTGCACAGGCGGAGGTGGTTCCATCATTGTCACGGCTGATTAACCTTGCATTGCTGCAAAAGACTCTCGCTGCAGAAATCGATAGGAGGAGGATTACTCCTGAACGTCTACGGCAGCGGGTCTGCAAGGAGGCAAAGAACGAGTTAGCGGAGATAGAGGCTGGAATTGAAGTGGTAAAAGCAGCGAAGCTCAATATCCACACAGCCTTCGAGCCGGCATATCGGGCTGCTTATAATGCTATCACTGAGCAATTCACAATCCCGCGACGTCATCGCGTTCTTCGAAACGTGCTGTTTTTGCTCGCCCTTCCCACCACCTTATTCGTGGTTGTTCTATCGTTTGCTGTGACTCTTGCGTTGTTTGACATCAAAATTACCTATTGGGCTGCGAGTGCATTAATCCGAGGTGCCGTGATCGCTTATACGTTCAATACTTTCATTGCAGCAGCGGCTTTCCTTGGGCGGGGAGACCTCTTGGGACAGCAATTGCGCTTCTTGGAAGAGTTGAATGAACAGTTGATTAGAGAACGAAGCCGCGCGCAAGCTGCGGTGGAATCATACACGAAACTGCGGAGGGAGTTGCTAGAAACTGTACGCCGAATCCTAGTACCTTGGTTGATGGTTCGCGTTCGACGTGCACCCCTGCTATCAGTTAAGAAGTCTGATTTGGAAGCTAAGCTACACACTAAGTCACCCGAGGAATCCCCGGTCAATAACAATCTAGCTTCTGGCCTCATAGAATCCGTTGGAGATGCTCGGCTTAACAATGGTGAAAACCTGCGTGCTGCTCCTCTTCGTATTTCCCATACTAGAGAACGGCACTACGCTTTTCTCTGTCATGCTATTGAAGACAAGGAACAGGTTCGCGATATTTATAAATTTCTGTCAGAGCGTGATTTGGATCCATGGATGGATGAAAAGAAACTAATCGGTGGTCAAGACTGGTGGGAGGAAATAGAAATGGCAATTGAAGCCTCTGTCGCTTTTGTAGTTTGTCTGAGCCGAAGAAGTGCGGAAAAGGTTGGAATTGTACAAACGGAGATCCATAAGGCGTTACGAGTTGCAGACCGGCAACCCTTCGGTGCTATATTCGTCATTCCTGTAATGTTGGAAGAATGTGAGATCCCAAGGCAATTGGCGAAGTGGCACTGTATCATGCTTTATGGTGAAGGTGGAATGGAACAGCTGTGCGAAGCGATTAGTGCTGCGAAGACTGCGGCCGATAAGCGCGACCAGCGGATATACGACAGGTAA
- a CDS encoding zinc-binding dehydrogenase yields the protein MRAAIFHEHGGPEVVRIEDVPTPRPGPGEVLVQVKAAAMNHLDLWIRRGLPIDTTMPHIGGSDIAGVIAEVGAGVDAARVGERVVINPSLWDGTCKWCRRGQESMCVGFRILGEHTNGGFAEYVAAAADHVYRLPDGYSFASAAALPISYMTAWRALHSRARLQPAEDVLILGASGGTAVAAVQIAVGMGARVFAVTSGAENMERVRALGASFVYDRAEQDWAAAVHADTGKRGVDVVVENVGAATWKGSLRSLAQGGRLVTYGATTGPKVEIDLRAVFWKQVSILGSTMASKAEFEAMLQAAFSGAFDPIIDTVMPLDEARAAHERMEAGGQFGKIVLYPSV from the coding sequence ATGCGCGCAGCCATCTTCCACGAGCACGGCGGCCCCGAGGTGGTCCGCATCGAAGACGTTCCCACGCCGCGCCCCGGCCCCGGCGAGGTGCTGGTGCAGGTGAAGGCCGCGGCGATGAACCATCTGGACCTGTGGATCCGCCGCGGCCTGCCGATCGACACCACCATGCCGCACATCGGCGGCTCCGACATCGCCGGGGTGATTGCCGAGGTGGGCGCGGGCGTCGACGCCGCGCGCGTGGGCGAGCGCGTGGTGATCAACCCGTCGCTGTGGGACGGCACCTGCAAGTGGTGCCGGCGCGGCCAGGAATCGATGTGCGTCGGCTTCCGCATCCTGGGCGAGCACACCAACGGCGGGTTCGCCGAGTACGTGGCCGCCGCGGCCGACCACGTCTACCGCCTGCCGGACGGCTACTCGTTCGCGTCCGCGGCCGCGCTGCCGATCTCGTACATGACCGCGTGGCGCGCGCTCCACTCCCGCGCGCGCCTGCAGCCGGCGGAGGACGTGCTGATTCTCGGCGCGTCCGGCGGCACCGCCGTGGCCGCCGTGCAGATCGCGGTGGGGATGGGGGCGCGGGTGTTCGCCGTCACCAGCGGCGCGGAGAACATGGAGCGGGTGCGCGCGCTGGGCGCGTCGTTCGTATACGACCGCGCGGAGCAGGACTGGGCCGCCGCCGTCCACGCCGACACCGGCAAGCGCGGCGTCGACGTGGTGGTGGAGAACGTGGGCGCGGCGACGTGGAAGGGGAGCCTGCGCTCGCTGGCGCAGGGCGGGCGCCTGGTCACCTACGGAGCGACGACCGGGCCGAAGGTGGAGATCGACCTGCGGGCGGTGTTCTGGAAGCAGGTGTCCATCCTCGGCTCCACCATGGCCTCGAAGGCGGAGTTCGAGGCGATGCTCCAGGCCGCCTTCTCCGGCGCCTTCGACCCCATCATCGACACGGTGATGCCACTGGACGAAGCGCGCGCCGCGCACGAGCGCATGGAGGCCGGCGGCCAGTTCGGGAAGATCGTGCTTTATCCCAGTGTCTAA
- a CDS encoding DUF4142 domain-containing protein — translation MSRSTRMIALTLAAPALVALAAACAKSGGNDTGGTDTTAVAPPPPPPAAPGVPPGVQPSTVSDAQIAAIVVSANATDSAAGELAREKGQNPKVKEFAQRMVTDHGGVNQQAVALAGRLNLTPEENNTSRQLAAGGQQTRQRLNELAPTAFDRAYIDSEVEYHETVLQAIDSTLIPSAQNAELKALLEQVRPAVAAHLQMAKDLQTQLAGG, via the coding sequence ATGAGCCGCAGCACCCGGATGATCGCCCTGACCCTTGCCGCGCCGGCGCTGGTGGCGCTGGCCGCCGCGTGCGCCAAGAGCGGCGGCAACGACACCGGCGGCACCGACACCACCGCCGTCGCCCCGCCGCCCCCGCCGCCGGCCGCCCCGGGCGTGCCGCCGGGGGTGCAGCCGTCCACCGTGAGCGACGCGCAGATCGCGGCGATCGTCGTCTCCGCGAACGCCACGGACAGCGCCGCGGGCGAGCTGGCGCGCGAGAAGGGGCAGAACCCGAAGGTGAAGGAGTTCGCGCAACGGATGGTGACGGACCACGGCGGCGTCAATCAGCAGGCGGTGGCGCTGGCGGGGCGTCTGAACCTGACGCCGGAGGAGAACAACACCAGCCGGCAGCTGGCGGCGGGCGGCCAGCAGACGCGGCAGCGGCTGAACGAGCTGGCGCCGACGGCGTTCGACCGCGCCTACATCGACAGCGAGGTGGAGTACCACGAGACGGTGCTGCAGGCCATCGACAGCACCCTGATCCCCAGCGCGCAGAACGCGGAGCTGAAGGCGCTGCTGGAGCAGGTACGCCCGGCCGTCGCCGCGCACCTGCAGATGGCGAAGGACCTGCAGACGCAGCTGGCGGGGGGATGA
- a CDS encoding ArsR family transcriptional regulator, with product MQPNRWNERLLGSTRGRVITLLRRRERTVNELADELGLTDNAVRTHLAALERDGLVALVGVRRAIGKPAHVFALTPDADSLFPRAYGVVLRTLLDALRRSLPSEQVDALIAEVGRMLAAPFPRADGGLADRAEAAVAALSALGGVAEARVDGALATIRGFGCPLREAVDDHPEVCRIAAALLSEIVGREVTECCDRGEAPSCRFTFAA from the coding sequence TTGCAGCCGAACCGGTGGAACGAACGGCTCCTGGGGAGCACGCGCGGCCGCGTGATCACGCTGCTGCGGCGGCGCGAGCGCACGGTCAACGAGCTGGCCGACGAGCTCGGGCTGACCGACAACGCCGTGCGCACGCACCTGGCCGCGCTCGAGCGCGACGGCCTGGTGGCGCTCGTGGGCGTGCGCCGGGCGATCGGCAAGCCGGCGCACGTGTTCGCGCTGACGCCCGACGCGGATTCGCTCTTCCCCCGCGCGTACGGCGTGGTGCTGCGCACGCTGCTCGACGCGCTGCGCCGCTCGCTGCCATCCGAGCAGGTGGACGCGCTGATCGCAGAGGTCGGGCGGATGCTCGCCGCGCCCTTCCCGCGCGCGGACGGCGGGCTCGCGGATCGCGCGGAAGCGGCGGTCGCGGCGCTGTCCGCGCTCGGCGGCGTGGCCGAGGCGCGGGTGGACGGCGCGCTGGCCACCATCCGCGGCTTCGGCTGCCCCCTGCGCGAGGCGGTGGACGACCATCCCGAGGTCTGCCGCATCGCCGCCGCGCTGCTCAGCGAGATCGTGGGCCGCGAGGTCACCGAATGCTGCGACCGCGGCGAGGCCCCGAGCTGCCGCTTCACCTTCGCGGCCTGA
- a CDS encoding DUF1343 domain-containing protein, translating into MQRQHAHRLFAALAVTVAVACRSAGPPQRDAGADSLPAPAPAAGSARTAASPVLPGLEVLVRDSLALVRGKRVGLITNQTAVTSRGQHAVDLLARTPGIRLVALFGPEHGVRGTYEGGARVENQVDSATGIPVFSLYGRTQKPTPEMLRGIDVLLFDIQDIGARPYTFVWTMALAMEAAAAQRIPFVVLDRPNPITARAQGPMMAMEIRTEHIGQAITGLYPVPLRHGMTVGEVARYVNDRFRVGADLHVIRADGWEGDEWFDRTGLPWINPSPNIRSLDAALKYSGLVLAEATNLAVGRGTDAPFSYLGAPWMNAGAVLAAVRKYDLAGVRLDSVTVTPQGSQPHHMVRLTVTDRERFDAPFTTLALLTEIKRLHPQQFKIEDPPGMTQMLGSKWAMAAFQRGDDPRTIQRRWDDELRAWRQTQERYRLYRD; encoded by the coding sequence ATGCAACGCCAACACGCCCACCGCCTGTTCGCGGCCCTCGCCGTCACCGTCGCCGTCGCGTGCCGCAGCGCGGGGCCGCCGCAGCGCGACGCCGGCGCCGACAGCCTCCCCGCGCCCGCGCCGGCCGCGGGATCCGCGCGGACCGCCGCGTCCCCCGTCCTTCCCGGACTCGAGGTGCTGGTGCGCGACTCGCTCGCGCTGGTACGGGGGAAGCGCGTGGGGCTCATCACCAACCAGACCGCCGTCACCTCGCGCGGGCAGCACGCGGTCGATCTCCTCGCGCGGACGCCGGGCATCCGTCTCGTCGCGCTGTTCGGCCCCGAGCACGGGGTGCGGGGGACGTACGAGGGCGGCGCACGGGTGGAGAACCAGGTCGACAGCGCCACGGGCATCCCCGTCTTCTCGCTCTACGGGCGCACGCAGAAGCCCACGCCCGAGATGCTGCGGGGGATCGACGTGCTGCTCTTCGACATCCAGGACATCGGCGCGCGGCCGTACACCTTCGTGTGGACGATGGCGCTGGCGATGGAGGCCGCGGCGGCGCAGCGGATCCCCTTCGTCGTGCTCGACCGGCCGAACCCCATCACCGCCAGGGCGCAGGGGCCGATGATGGCGATGGAGATCAGGACGGAGCACATCGGCCAAGCGATCACCGGGCTCTATCCCGTCCCCCTGCGCCACGGGATGACGGTGGGCGAGGTCGCGCGCTACGTGAACGACCGCTTCCGCGTGGGCGCCGACCTGCACGTGATCCGCGCGGACGGCTGGGAGGGCGACGAGTGGTTCGACCGCACGGGGCTGCCATGGATCAACCCGTCGCCCAACATCCGCTCGCTGGACGCGGCGCTGAAGTACAGCGGGCTGGTGCTGGCGGAGGCGACGAACCTGGCCGTGGGGCGGGGGACGGACGCGCCGTTCAGCTACCTGGGCGCGCCGTGGATGAACGCGGGCGCCGTCCTGGCCGCGGTGCGGAAGTACGACCTCGCCGGCGTGCGGCTGGACTCGGTGACGGTGACGCCGCAGGGCTCGCAGCCGCACCACATGGTCCGGCTGACGGTGACGGACCGCGAGCGCTTCGACGCCCCGTTCACCACGCTGGCGCTGCTGACCGAGATCAAGCGCCTGCACCCGCAGCAGTTCAAGATCGAGGACCCGCCCGGGATGACGCAGATGCTGGGATCGAAGTGGGCGATGGCCGCCTTCCAGCGCGGCGACGATCCCCGCACCATCCAGCGCCGCTGGGACGACGAGCTGCGGGCGTGGCGCCAGACGCAGGAGCGGTATCGGCTCTACCGCGACTGA
- a CDS encoding GNAT family N-acetyltransferase has product MSETYRPARPDELEEVARLEAHSFPAPGRGHRWWMEFLRNGPHGGLEALWVAEESGRLVGACQLLWLRQWIAGAALPVMGLAGVAISPTHRRRGLAQRMLTAGFEHARERGDVASALFPFRASFYEDLGYGLAGEAHQYQLPPALLPDDKTERLKVRLVDTPDDLVAMKAVYAEAARLLQTGQLDRSDRSWRGSWGDDEQAAVVYWNDDGVPEGYCIVRYRADLPLDRRYLEVEERAWLSIAAQRGIYGWLSTLGDQWREIAYRAHPEEGFGDRIKEPRLPLLQAPSWRLWFPSATLVRGPMFRVLDVKDALEARVLASEAELTLKLEVEDAHIPENRGPWRVRMEGGAMRVERWISGRCDAELAMPVQTLSRIYIGAIAPWQALSGGLATLNGADIVKMLDRAFEVPKPWTFDRF; this is encoded by the coding sequence TTGAGCGAGACGTACCGTCCGGCGCGGCCGGACGAGCTCGAAGAGGTGGCGCGGCTGGAGGCGCACTCGTTTCCCGCGCCGGGGCGCGGCCACCGCTGGTGGATGGAGTTCCTGCGCAACGGGCCGCACGGCGGCCTGGAGGCGCTGTGGGTGGCGGAGGAGAGCGGCCGGCTGGTGGGCGCCTGCCAGCTGCTGTGGCTGCGCCAGTGGATCGCCGGCGCGGCGCTGCCGGTGATGGGGCTGGCCGGCGTCGCCATCTCGCCCACGCACCGCCGGCGCGGGCTGGCGCAGCGGATGCTGACGGCGGGGTTCGAGCACGCCCGCGAGCGCGGCGACGTGGCCTCGGCGCTCTTCCCGTTCCGCGCCTCGTTCTACGAGGACCTGGGATACGGGCTGGCCGGCGAGGCGCACCAGTACCAGCTCCCCCCCGCACTGCTGCCCGACGACAAGACGGAGCGGCTGAAGGTGCGGCTGGTGGACACGCCCGACGACCTGGTGGCGATGAAGGCCGTCTACGCCGAGGCCGCGCGCCTCCTGCAGACCGGGCAGCTGGACCGCAGCGACCGGAGCTGGCGGGGATCGTGGGGCGACGACGAGCAGGCGGCGGTGGTCTACTGGAACGACGACGGGGTTCCGGAGGGATACTGCATCGTCCGCTACCGCGCCGACCTGCCGCTGGACCGTCGCTACCTGGAGGTGGAGGAGCGCGCCTGGCTGAGCATCGCGGCGCAGCGGGGGATCTACGGGTGGCTGAGCACGCTGGGCGACCAGTGGCGCGAGATCGCCTACCGCGCGCACCCCGAGGAGGGGTTCGGGGACCGGATCAAGGAGCCGCGGCTCCCCCTGCTGCAGGCGCCCAGCTGGCGGCTCTGGTTCCCCTCGGCGACGCTGGTGCGCGGGCCGATGTTCCGCGTGCTGGACGTGAAGGACGCGCTGGAGGCGCGCGTGCTGGCCAGCGAGGCGGAGCTGACGCTGAAGCTGGAGGTGGAGGACGCGCACATCCCCGAGAACCGCGGGCCGTGGCGCGTGCGCATGGAGGGCGGGGCGATGCGGGTGGAGCGCTGGATCTCCGGCCGGTGCGACGCGGAACTGGCCATGCCGGTGCAGACGCTGTCGCGGATCTACATCGGCGCCATCGCGCCGTGGCAGGCGCTGTCGGGCGGGCTGGCCACGCTGAACGGCGCCGACATCGTGAAGATGCTGGACCGCGCGTTCGAGGTGCCGAAGCCGTGGACGTTCGACCGGTTCTGA
- a CDS encoding ABC transporter substrate-binding protein, with translation MRRSGGTWAALAALALTACGGGGDANRPQGGDEAPPPGNYNTFGGGPVGGTLVVLSEGDADNLNPLTYDSNPAYQLVHLMFRALGRRDSTLSNYTPDFLERWEQRDPTTVVLHVRPGIKWHDGVPTSAADVVYTIQMQKDSTVASTRQQDVEAVTSVRALDSMTVEVKLAKSGPSTFNSLLEVVPVPRHLLDSIPPDRMRFASFNTRPVGNGLFTFVRWNKGQEVVVDANRSAPQRPSLDRIIVRVVPEPSARLTALINGEGDLDKVTADQRQRLQSAPNVRLASAARVRPGWIVWNQDKAPGNDSIVRRAFLMSINRQQLAQAMFGPDGEPALSPIPAKLREHSADVRPIPYNVAQAGQLLQQAGWVDGNGDGVREKNGQPLRLEIEYSSADPVRSDMLVAMQAMAKQAGIALVPRAYERTTWVERLRQRQFVGSFWGWGWGPGVMGPNARVVWHSASIPPGGANFAGYRNPRLDVLIDSVIVEADTTRYHAMWRQIEQTVIDDAVYAPIFFDPEYYGVSSRFRGVKFRGPEWWEDVIYWWIPPNLLTARDRQTGQPAR, from the coding sequence ATGCGGAGATCCGGCGGGACCTGGGCGGCGCTGGCGGCACTGGCGCTCACCGCGTGCGGAGGCGGCGGAGACGCGAACCGCCCGCAGGGGGGCGACGAGGCGCCGCCCCCGGGCAACTACAACACCTTCGGCGGCGGGCCCGTCGGCGGCACGCTGGTCGTCCTCAGCGAGGGCGACGCCGACAACCTCAACCCGCTGACCTACGACAGCAACCCGGCCTATCAGCTCGTCCACCTGATGTTCCGGGCGCTCGGCCGGCGCGACAGCACGCTCAGCAACTACACCCCCGACTTCCTCGAGCGCTGGGAGCAGCGGGATCCGACGACGGTCGTCCTGCACGTCCGCCCCGGCATCAAGTGGCACGACGGCGTGCCCACCAGCGCGGCGGACGTGGTCTACACCATCCAGATGCAGAAGGACTCCACCGTCGCCTCCACCCGCCAGCAGGACGTGGAGGCGGTGACGTCCGTCCGCGCGCTGGACAGCATGACGGTGGAGGTGAAGCTGGCCAAGAGCGGGCCGTCCACCTTCAACTCGCTCCTCGAGGTCGTCCCCGTCCCCAGGCACCTGCTGGACAGCATCCCGCCGGACCGGATGCGCTTCGCGTCGTTCAACACGCGGCCGGTGGGGAACGGGCTGTTCACCTTCGTGCGCTGGAACAAGGGGCAGGAGGTGGTGGTCGACGCCAACCGCTCCGCGCCGCAGCGGCCGTCACTCGACCGCATCATCGTGCGCGTCGTTCCCGAGCCCAGCGCGCGGCTGACGGCGCTGATCAACGGCGAGGGCGACCTGGACAAGGTCACCGCCGACCAGCGCCAGCGGCTGCAGAGCGCGCCGAACGTGCGCCTGGCCAGCGCCGCCCGCGTGCGCCCCGGGTGGATCGTGTGGAACCAGGACAAGGCGCCGGGGAACGATTCCATCGTCCGCCGCGCCTTCCTGATGTCCATCAACCGCCAGCAGCTGGCCCAGGCGATGTTCGGGCCCGACGGCGAGCCGGCGCTCTCGCCCATCCCCGCCAAGCTGCGCGAGCACAGCGCCGACGTGCGGCCGATCCCGTACAACGTCGCGCAGGCGGGGCAGCTGCTGCAGCAGGCCGGCTGGGTCGACGGCAACGGCGACGGCGTGAGGGAGAAGAACGGGCAGCCGCTGCGGCTGGAGATCGAGTACAGCTCGGCCGACCCGGTGCGCTCGGACATGCTGGTCGCGATGCAGGCAATGGCCAAGCAGGCGGGGATCGCGCTCGTCCCCCGCGCGTACGAGCGCACCACCTGGGTGGAGCGGCTGCGCCAGCGCCAGTTCGTGGGCTCGTTCTGGGGATGGGGATGGGGACCGGGGGTGATGGGGCCCAACGCGCGCGTGGTCTGGCACTCGGCCAGCATCCCGCCGGGCGGGGCCAACTTCGCCGGGTACCGCAACCCCAGGCTCGACGTGCTGATCGACTCGGTGATCGTGGAGGCCGACACCACGCGCTACCACGCCATGTGGCGGCAGATCGAGCAGACGGTGATCGACGACGCCGTCTACGCGCCGATCTTCTTCGACCCCGAGTACTACGGCGTGAGCTCGCGCTTCCGCGGCGTGAAGTTCCGCGGCCCGGAGTGGTGGGAAGACGTGATCTACTGGTGGATCCCGCCCAACCTGCTCACCGCCCGCGACCGCCAGACCGGGCAGCCGGCGCGCTGA
- a CDS encoding serine hydrolase domain-containing protein — translation MSATALIHAEDEVWEEMQRGAFPGAALAIGRGGKVVMEDGFGRLGRGVLGDEVDPDRSVYDLASLTKVVGTTTAVMLLVEDGKMRLDDPVATYLPEFSGYGRERVTVRHLLTHTSGLPDGIDVPDGLTPVQALRYVLGTPLRSSPGMRVDYSDLGFVILYAAAERAAGEPLYRFLDRRVFGPLRMRSTTYWPGEGCIRCAPTSRDMGDAFRGHVHDPIARRLGGIAGNAGLFSTAHDLARFAAMLANGGELDGVRVLQRSTIRTFTQRQPGTGTRALGWDTPGRPGTNMFGNRVSDRSFGHTGYTGTSIWIDPDLGTWVVLLTNRTYDTEGNNRMQALRRTVADHVVAAAEYGRMAASGGGN, via the coding sequence ATGAGCGCGACCGCCCTGATCCACGCCGAGGACGAGGTGTGGGAGGAGATGCAGCGCGGCGCCTTCCCGGGCGCGGCGCTGGCCATCGGCCGCGGAGGCAAGGTGGTGATGGAAGACGGCTTCGGCCGCCTGGGCCGCGGCGTGCTGGGCGACGAGGTCGACCCCGACCGCTCGGTGTACGACCTGGCCTCGCTGACCAAGGTGGTGGGCACCACCACGGCGGTGATGCTGCTGGTGGAGGACGGGAAGATGCGGCTGGACGACCCGGTCGCCACCTACCTCCCCGAGTTCTCGGGCTACGGCCGCGAGCGCGTGACCGTCCGCCACCTCCTCACCCACACCTCCGGGCTCCCGGACGGCATCGACGTTCCCGACGGGCTGACGCCGGTGCAGGCGCTGCGCTACGTGCTCGGCACCCCGCTGCGCTCCAGCCCCGGGATGCGGGTGGACTACTCGGACCTGGGCTTCGTGATCCTGTACGCCGCGGCCGAGCGCGCCGCCGGCGAGCCGCTGTACCGCTTCCTGGACCGCCGCGTGTTCGGCCCGCTGCGGATGCGCTCGACCACCTACTGGCCGGGCGAGGGGTGCATTCGCTGCGCGCCCACGTCGCGCGACATGGGCGACGCCTTCCGCGGCCACGTGCACGACCCCATCGCCCGGCGCCTGGGCGGGATCGCGGGGAACGCGGGGCTGTTCAGCACGGCGCACGACCTGGCGCGCTTCGCGGCGATGCTGGCGAACGGGGGCGAGCTGGACGGCGTGCGGGTGCTGCAGCGGAGCACCATCCGCACGTTCACGCAGCGGCAGCCCGGCACCGGCACCCGCGCGCTGGGGTGGGACACGCCCGGCCGCCCGGGGACGAACATGTTCGGCAACCGCGTTTCCGACCGCTCGTTCGGCCACACCGGCTATACGGGGACGTCGATCTGGATCGATCCCGACCTGGGGACCTGGGTGGTGCTGCTGACCAACCGCACCTACGACACCGAGGGGAACAACCGGATGCAGGCGCTCCGCCGCACGGTCGCCGATCACGTCGTCGCGGCGGCGGAGTACGGGCGGATGGCGGCGTCCGGCGGCGGGAACTGA